The window TCCTTGAACAGCACCGCCACCCGGTTCTGCTCGCGACCATCGACCTTGTAGGCATAAACCTCATACCAATGCCCGGCCAGCGCGATGGCGGGGGCGTCGAAACCAACGGAGACGCCGGTCAGCGCCACCCGTGCGTAAGGGTCGAACCAGGGCTGTGGCTGGCCCTGGGCAATGTCGCGCATGCTCTGGCTGATCAACTGCTTGAGGTGGGTCATGCCCTCAAAAGCCGGGTTTATCTCGACAAAATGGCATTCCACCAACTGACCGTCGACGAAGCTGACATCGACCACACAGAAGCCGATATCGATGCCACGAAACAATTCGCGGTAACGCTCGTCCCGTGACTGCATCTGCTGGGCCAGTTGCACCGAATGAGTGGTTTCGACGGTATGGACCAACACGCCCATGACCGTTTCCTCGCGCTCGTCGTACAAAGGCGAAACCGAGTACGTCCACCACGTCTGCTCTGGAACGCCGTAACGCGCCATGTCGATGGGCTGGTTTTCAAAGCGGCTGGCTTGCCCGGCGAACGCCTGCTCGAACATCGGCCGCACCTGCTCCCACGCATCGGCCCATAACGTAGTGATGCTTTGCCCAAGCGCACCGGCCAGTCGCGGGCCAAGAATCGGGCGATAAGCGTCGTTGAAGAAAAACATCAACTCCGGTCCCCAGACCAGGTACAGGCTTTCAGGCGAGTTGAGCATCATGCTCAGTGCCGACCTGAGGGACGCTGGCCATTGCTCCATCGCGCCGAGGGAGGAATCCGACCAGTCTCGAGCTCTGATTGCGGCTCCGGTCTCTCCACCAGGGAGGCTCTTCGGAACAGGGTTGGGTACGGAGCTAATGGTCATTTACCAAATAATGAAGCGTCAGATGACGATAATCAGCCGCCTTGGCGGGCGAAGGTCGCTAAGTTTGGAGTGCTGGCCAATAAGTGGCAACCACCTCATGGCGGTTTGTGCAGCGAATCGCTCAGCAGCACCAGATTGACCGCCCAGCGGTCGTAACGTTCGCGGCGCCAGCGAGATACCAGAATTGACCTGACCGTTCATCGGTGGTCAGATGCGCGCCAGTTTCAGGTGTCCCATGCCGCCGAGCATGGGATTAAACGGGAAGCCGGTGCGTCACTTCGATGACCAGTCCGGCGCTGCCCCCGCAACGGTAAGCGAGCGAACCCTTCAATACACCACTGTGCTCAGGCATGGGAAGGTGAAGGATTCATGACCCTCGCAAGCCCGGAGACCGGCCTGCAACTTCGTTTTGGCAAACCCGCGGTGGGCGGGCGCAGGCCGGTTTCCGTGGGCTTTTGCGCCCGCGATTCCTCATGCGTTATTCCCCCGGGATCCATTCATTCCTTTTGGTTGGAATCGTATGTCCCGCAAATCCCTGCTTCAAACCCTGGCGACCCGGTCGCTGCTGCCCTGTCTGGCCTTTTCGACGACCGCCTTTGCGGCTGACGAAACGCTGATCGCCCTGCCCTCAACGGCCATTACCGAGCGTGCTGACTCGGCCGAGCTCAGCCTTGATCGCCCTCTGCCCGCAGGCTCAAGGCTCAACGTGAGCGCGCTGGAAAACCCGGCGAGCATCAGCAGCCTTGGCGCTGAAGCCATCGGCAATCGCAATAACCTGACCGTCCAGGATGCGGTGACGCGTTCGCCGGGCATCACCAGCATGGCGGCGCCGGGCAACGGCAACACGGCGCTGTCGGCACGAGGATTTACCGGGCATTCCTCGGTCATGACCCTGTTCGACGGCGCACGGCTGTACACCGGCTTCGGCACCCAGACCTTTCCCGTGGACCCGTGGATGGTCGAGCGCATCGATGTGATTCGCGGTCCGGCGTCGGTGCTCTATGGCGAAGGCGCGACGGGTGCGGTGATCAATGTGATCCCCAAGAAGCCATTCGAAGGTGAAATCCACAACCGGCTGCGCCTGGGCTACGGCTCCGATGATCGCCAGCAACTGGGCCTGGACAGCGGCGGCTCCCTGAGCGACACCCTGAGTTATCGCCTGACCCTCAATCAGGAGCAGAGCAACGGCTGGGTCGACAATGGCAACTCCCGAAGCCTGGCCCTGAGTGCTGCCTTGCGCTGGCAGGCCACGGATGACCTGGCGTTCACCTTCGCCCATGAACGCGGCGACAGTGAACCCATGAGCTATTTCGGCACCCCGCTGATCGACGGCAATTATCGCGACAGCGTGCGGGACAAGAACTACAACCTGCACAACGCCGTGCAGCGCTACAACGATGAATGGACCCGCTTCAACACCGACTGGGCGATCAACGAAAGCGTCAGCGCCAGCAACCAGCTGTACTACATCAAGAGCCGTCGCCATTGGCGCAACGCCGAAGCCTACAACTGGAGCAGCGCCCAGGGGCAACTGTTGCGCGGTGATTACCTGGAGATTAAACACGACCAGGAACAGATCGGCGACCGTCAGAGCTTCACCTTCAACCATTCGCTGCTGGGCCTGGACAGCCGAACCGTGGTGGGCGCCGAGTACAACCGGATTCGTTTCGGGGTGGTCAACAACTCGCCGTACAACGATGTGGGTGGCGACTTTATTGACCCGTGGAACCCGGCTGATGGCTACTTCCAGAGCCAGTCGCCGTTGCTGCCGCTGGCCGACAGCACCACGCGTACCTTTGCGCTGTTTGCGGAAAACCGTCTGCAGCTGTCCGAGCGCTGGTCGCTGGTCACGGGTATTCGCCGCGATCAGAACCACATCGACCGCAACGATTTGCGCGCCGACAGCCGCAGCGACCGCAGCCTGACCGGCGGCAACTGGCGCGCCGGGCTGGTATTCGCGGTAACCGACCAGCTGTCGCTGTATGGCCAGTACTCCACCAGCGAAGACGGGGTCAGCAACCTGATCAGCCTCAACCCCACTCAGCAGCAGATGGACCTGACCGAAGCGAAGCAGACCGAGTTCGGCCTCAAGCAGCAGTTCTGGGACGGGCGCGGTGAATGGACGCTGGCGGCCTACCACATCGTGAAAAAGAAATTGCTTACCACCGACCCGCTGACCCGCCTCACCCAGCAGGTCGGCCAGCAATCCTCCGATGGTCTGGAAGCATCTCTGGAACTGGCGTTGAGTCAGGGTTGGCATGTCTCGGCCAACGCCTCGCTGGTGCGCGCCGGATACGACAGGTTCTATGAAAACGTCGCGGGGCAATCGGTCTCCCGGGCGGGCAATCGTCCCACCGACGTGCCGCGACGCAGCGCCAATCTGTGGCTGAGCAAGGCATTGACTCAGGACCTGGATGCCGGCGTGGGCTTGCGCTATGTCGACGCCCGTTATGCCAACGCCGCCAATACGGCCGACGTGCCCGGCTACACCGTGCTCGACGCCAACCTGGGCTGGAACGCCTTGCCTGACGTGCGCCTGGGCCTGCAACTGAACAACCTGTTCGACCGCCGCTATGCGGTCGCTGGGCAGAACAGCGGCCAGCAATGGCTGATGGGGCAACCGCGATCGCTATTTGTGACTGCGGATTACAGTTTCTGAGTTTAGGCCGCAGCTGCAGGGAGATCGGCGCTGGCCGGTCTCTCCCTCGTTGATCCACTTCACCTGGAGAAGCATCGGCAAGGTTCACGTCTGCCGTATACTGCCGGGCCGCACTGCACTTAAGGAATGAATGCCTATGCGCGCCCCCTCTTCGCCCATCACCCTCGAACGCTTCACGCCCGACCACGTCGAGGGTGTAGCCGCGCTGTACAACGCACCCGCCGTCGCCCGGCAAGTCCTGCAAATGCCCTATCAATCGGCTGACATGTGGCGCAAGCGCCTGGATATCAGTAACGAGCGGATGGTCAGCCTGGTGGCCCTGAGTGAAGGCAAAGTGGTTGCGCAAGGTTCACTGGAGCAGTTCTCGCGTATTCGGCGCAGCCATTGCGGCGGCATCGGCATGGCAGTGGCGCAGGACTGGCAGGGCCAGGGGATTGGCAGGCAGTTGCTGACAGCGTTGCTGGACGTGGCCGATAACTGGATGAAGCTGCACAGAGTGGAGTTGACGGTGTATGCCGATAACAGTGCGGCGGTGATCCTTTACGAAAAACTGGGTTTCGAGACCGAGGGTTTGCTCAGGGATTACGCGATTCGAGATGGCCGGTTTACCGACACGCTGACGATGGCGCGGATCACACGGGCTCAGGTTTGAGGTTGAGCCTGCAGCCCCGCGCTATCGCGAAGTAAACACAGGGCCTGTGGAAGCGACCGGGGTGGCGCACCACCTTGCGCGCGATAGGGTTTATCAGGCAATAAATGATTGCCTGACCTGACGCTTTCGCGAGCAAGCTCGCTCTCATCAAACATGAAATAACTATCTGAA of the Paucimonas lemoignei genome contains:
- the fct5 gene encoding ferrichrysobactin receptor, with the translated sequence MSRKSLLQTLATRSLLPCLAFSTTAFAADETLIALPSTAITERADSAELSLDRPLPAGSRLNVSALENPASISSLGAEAIGNRNNLTVQDAVTRSPGITSMAAPGNGNTALSARGFTGHSSVMTLFDGARLYTGFGTQTFPVDPWMVERIDVIRGPASVLYGEGATGAVINVIPKKPFEGEIHNRLRLGYGSDDRQQLGLDSGGSLSDTLSYRLTLNQEQSNGWVDNGNSRSLALSAALRWQATDDLAFTFAHERGDSEPMSYFGTPLIDGNYRDSVRDKNYNLHNAVQRYNDEWTRFNTDWAINESVSASNQLYYIKSRRHWRNAEAYNWSSAQGQLLRGDYLEIKHDQEQIGDRQSFTFNHSLLGLDSRTVVGAEYNRIRFGVVNNSPYNDVGGDFIDPWNPADGYFQSQSPLLPLADSTTRTFALFAENRLQLSERWSLVTGIRRDQNHIDRNDLRADSRSDRSLTGGNWRAGLVFAVTDQLSLYGQYSTSEDGVSNLISLNPTQQQMDLTEAKQTEFGLKQQFWDGRGEWTLAAYHIVKKKLLTTDPLTRLTQQVGQQSSDGLEASLELALSQGWHVSANASLVRAGYDRFYENVAGQSVSRAGNRPTDVPRRSANLWLSKALTQDLDAGVGLRYVDARYANAANTADVPGYTVLDANLGWNALPDVRLGLQLNNLFDRRYAVAGQNSGQQWLMGQPRSLFVTADYSF
- the speG_1 gene encoding GCN5-like N-acetyltransferase; the encoded protein is MRAPSSPITLERFTPDHVEGVAALYNAPAVARQVLQMPYQSADMWRKRLDISNERMVSLVALSEGKVVAQGSLEQFSRIRRSHCGGIGMAVAQDWQGQGIGRQLLTALLDVADNWMKLHRVELTVYADNSAAVILYEKLGFETEGLLRDYAIRDGRFTDTLTMARITRAQV